GCTGATAAAAGAATTTGGGATGCTTCCTTTCAGGAAATTTTTCTCTAAGTGGAGAGAATCCAAAAGAAGGCACTGACCAAGTGTGGTGGGAATCTCACCTGATAATTGATTGTTGGAAAGATTTAGTAAATTCAGATTAATTAATCTACCAATCTCCAATGGTATGTTCCCAGTGAGTTGGTTATAGGACAGGTCTAAGCCTTCAGAAAGCGTAGATATTGAAAATAGTTCCTCAGGTATAGCTCCGTATAAGCTATTGGAAGAAAGGTTGAGTGTCGTCAAATGTTTACAACCATTTATGCTAGAAGGTATGAGTCCGGTCAAATCATTTCCCCCAAAATTAAGCATAGTAAGCTGATCCAATTTACCAATTGATTGTGGTATTTCTCCAGAAAGTTTGTTGCAGGATAAGGTTAGGATGGACAAGTTTCGGAGGTTTCCAAGCATGTCTGGAATATATCCTGAGAGTAAGTTGTTATCTACCTGAAGGACAGTGAGGTTCATGAAATTTCCAATCTCTGATGGTATAGGTCCTGTCAATTTATTTTCTATCAGCACGAGGACCTTTAAGCTTTTTGAAATATTGGTAATATAAGCAGATATTACTCCTTGAAGGTGGTTTCTATCCAACCATAATTCGAGTAACTGGGTGCTGTTTTTTAGAGAGGATAAGAAAGTCGAGTCTCCAGCTTCAAGCCTGTTAACACCCAGATCTAGGTAACTCAATTTGGACAGGGATCCTAGTGAAGGAATAACACCTGCGAACGTGTTGCTACGAAGGTCTAGAACTTGCAAGTTTGTGGCGTTGTCCAGGGAAGAAGGAAGTGGCCCTTCAAACTTGTTCCCTTCCAATATCAAATTTGTGATGCTTGTAAGGGTGTTACCAATGTCGGCAGGAAGCCTCCCGACGAGTTGGTTGGCACCAAGGCCAAGAAAAATAAGAGAAGAGATGTTATAAAGTGCTGGTGGAACAGTGCCTGACAAGTTGTTGTAATTGAGGTTTAGTGTTTGCAAACTTGTAAGGTTACTGAAGCTCTCTGGGATCTGTCCATGTAAATTGTTATGAGAAAGGAGTAATGAAGATAAGGAAGCAAGGTTACCGAGTGAGTGAGGAATCTCTCCTGAGAGCATATTTTTATCTAAGCTAAGGTACTTCAGTACTGAGGACGATGCCTGCCACTGCCTGAAAGGAGGGATAGACCCAGAAAGGTTATTTTGTGAGAGATCTATGTAAGAAAGGGTTGTGCTGTTGAATAGAGCGGCTGGTATTCCTCCACTAAGGCTATTGTTCTGTAGATTTACCCACGTCAGATAGTTGCTCTTCCCCAAAAACTCAGGAATGTTGCCTGTCAGATAATTGCTAGGGAGGAACAGGGCAGAAAGATTGGGAAGCAAGCCAAGTTCTTGAGGGATGCTCCCACGAAGATTGTTGTTGCTAAGAATAATACTTTTAAGAGACAAACACTGACTAAGACCTGGAGGGATCTCACCTTGTAACGCATTGCTATAAAGGTCGATGGCCTCAAGGCGAGAACACGAAGATATTGTCTCTGGTATCTCACCACTAAGGGAGTTCATGCTGAGGTTGAGGTACTGAAGCCAGGTTAATCGGCTGATGACTGGAGAAATATGGCCATTGAGCTGATTATTGGGCATGTGGATCCTTTCAAGGAAGCTGAGGTTAGCAACACATGGGAAGATGTTACCAGAAATGTCCTCTGATTCAAGATCCAGTGCGATGACTCGGGATGCGTTCTGTTCAGTGGCACATGTCACCCCGTGCCACTCGCAGAACGCAGGGGAGTCGTTTCTCCATGATGCTAGTGCTCCTCCTGGGTCGCGGAGCTGAGATTTGAGGCAGAGAAGGGCATCGGATTCATTGGAGGTTCCAGATGAGGCGTGCAAATTTGGACACAGGGCAAGtaagctgaagaagatgaaagaaAGCGGTGGCAGGAAGGAGGCGTTGTAGATTGTTATGCGAGGCATCTTATTTCTGTGCATGGGTGTGTTTATCATTCTGCTTCATCTTATATAGAGCTTCATGCCAATGCCGGAGCACGAGTCCGGCAACCAAGTTTATTACTGATGGTTTTGAATATTGTCTTGTGCAGGTTTAATTTCT
This genomic window from Setaria viridis chromosome 8, Setaria_viridis_v4.0, whole genome shotgun sequence contains:
- the LOC117866529 gene encoding uncharacterized protein isoform X1, giving the protein MINTPMHRNKMPRITIYNASFLPPLSFIFFSLLALCPNLHASSGTSNESDALLCLKSQLRDPGGALASWRNDSPAFCEWHGVTCATEQNASRVIALDLESEDISGNIFPCVANLSFLERIHMPNNQLNGHISPVISRLTWLQYLNLSMNSLSGEIPETISSCSRLEAIDLYSNALQGEIPPGLSQCLSLKSIILSNNNLRGSIPQELGLLPNLSALFLPSNYLTGNIPEFLGKSNYLTWVNLQNNSLSGGIPAALFNSTTLSYIDLSQNNLSGSIPPFRQWQASSSVLKYLSLDKNMLSGEIPHSLGNLASLSSLLLSHNNLHGQIPESFSNLTSLQTLNLNYNNLSGTVPPALYNISSLIFLGLGANQLVGRLPADIGNTLTSITNLILEGNKFEGPLPSSLDNATNLQVLDLRSNTFAGVIPSLGSLSKLSYLDLGVNRLEAGDSTFLSSLKNSTQLLELWLDRNHLQGVISAYITNISKSLKVLVLIENKLTGPIPSEIGNFMNLTVLQVDNNLLSGYIPDMLGNLRNLSILTLSCNKLSGEIPQSIGKLDQLTMLNFGGNDLTGLIPSSINGCKHLTTLNLSSNSLYGAIPEELFSISTLSEGLDLSYNQLTGNIPLEIGRLINLNLLNLSNNQLSGEIPTTLGQCLLLDSLHLEKNFLKGSIPNSFISLQGISEMDLSQNNLSGRIPEYFESFTLLRFLNLSFNDLEGAVPGGGVFANASDVFIQGNGKLCATSPILHVPLCRTSAHKRKSTKYIASVVVPLSTMVAVIAACVAVIILKKKRQAKTLTDQSLKQFKNFSYTDLFKATDGFSPNNLVGSGRFGMVYKGQLKFELCAVAIKVFRSDQLGAPSNFLSECEALRNTRHRNLLRVISVCSTFDPIGTEFKALILEYMGHGNLEGWLHPEEYRKSTKGPLSLDSRIKIAVDVAAALDYLHNRCAPPLVHCDLKPSNVLLNDEMVACLGDFGLAKFLSSDSSTSSIAGPRGSVGYIAPEYGMGCKVSIEGDIYSYGIMLLEMITGKRPTDEMFKDGINLRGFVKSSLPLKINEILEPNLTRYLEGEDTDQVMGGIQKCALQLANLGLVCSEMSPKDRPTTEDVYAEILSIKEEFSAKLDTSVVVSLLHHGCV
- the LOC117866529 gene encoding uncharacterized protein isoform X2, producing the protein MINTPMHRNKMPRITIYNASFLPPLSFIFFSLLALCPNLHASSGTSNESDALLCLKSQLRDPGGALASWRNDSPAFCEWHGVTCATEQNASRVIALDLESEDISVISRLTWLQYLNLSMNSLSGEIPETISSCSRLEAIDLYSNALQGEIPPGLSQCLSLKSIILSNNNLRGSIPQELGLLPNLSALFLPSNYLTGNIPEFLGKSNYLTWVNLQNNSLSGGIPAALFNSTTLSYIDLSQNNLSGSIPPFRQWQASSSVLKYLSLDKNMLSGEIPHSLGNLASLSSLLLSHNNLHGQIPESFSNLTSLQTLNLNYNNLSGTVPPALYNISSLIFLGLGANQLVGRLPADIGNTLTSITNLILEGNKFEGPLPSSLDNATNLQVLDLRSNTFAGVIPSLGSLSKLSYLDLGVNRLEAGDSTFLSSLKNSTQLLELWLDRNHLQGVISAYITNISKSLKVLVLIENKLTGPIPSEIGNFMNLTVLQVDNNLLSGYIPDMLGNLRNLSILTLSCNKLSGEIPQSIGKLDQLTMLNFGGNDLTGLIPSSINGCKHLTTLNLSSNSLYGAIPEELFSISTLSEGLDLSYNQLTGNIPLEIGRLINLNLLNLSNNQLSGEIPTTLGQCLLLDSLHLEKNFLKGSIPNSFISLQGISEMDLSQNNLSGRIPEYFESFTLLRFLNLSFNDLEGAVPGGGVFANASDVFIQGNGKLCATSPILHVPLCRTSAHKRKSTKYIASVVVPLSTMVAVIAACVAVIILKKKRQAKTLTDQSLKQFKNFSYTDLFKATDGFSPNNLVGSGRFGMVYKGQLKFELCAVAIKVFRSDQLGAPSNFLSECEALRNTRHRNLLRVISVCSTFDPIGTEFKALILEYMGHGNLEGWLHPEEYRKSTKGPLSLDSRIKIAVDVAAALDYLHNRCAPPLVHCDLKPSNVLLNDEMVACLGDFGLAKFLSSDSSTSSIAGPRGSVGYIAPEYGMGCKVSIEGDIYSYGIMLLEMITGKRPTDEMFKDGINLRGFVKSSLPLKINEILEPNLTRYLEGEDTDQVMGGIQKCALQLANLGLVCSEMSPKDRPTTEDVYAEILSIKEEFSAKLDTSVVVSLLHHGCV